One window of the Arthrobacter sp. zg-Y919 genome contains the following:
- a CDS encoding TMEM175 family protein, which translates to MSRNQLYRREFNSGPDVDRTAFFSDAVFAIAMTLLAVGIQVPRVPADQLGEAVAGQFREFAAYALSFVVTAAYWLSHHRLFRSLRGFTQSLQRLNLLLLLFVALIGYATDVLAFYADEAVGVAIYAGLLGLTGTVDTLMWLYCSRRGLFRDGLPPELLRTAWIRAGIAPAVFLLSIPIAFLDEDAAKYSWLAMVVINLLVGIHDRRPLPGL; encoded by the coding sequence GTGAGCAGGAACCAGCTGTACAGGCGGGAGTTCAACTCAGGACCCGATGTTGACCGCACCGCATTCTTCAGTGATGCCGTTTTTGCGATCGCGATGACTCTGCTGGCTGTGGGGATCCAGGTTCCCCGGGTCCCGGCGGACCAGCTCGGTGAGGCTGTAGCCGGGCAGTTCCGGGAGTTCGCAGCATACGCGCTCTCCTTTGTTGTCACTGCCGCATACTGGCTAAGCCATCACCGGCTCTTCCGCAGCCTGCGCGGTTTCACCCAAAGCCTTCAGCGGCTGAACTTGTTGCTGCTGCTGTTTGTGGCCCTGATCGGATATGCCACGGATGTATTGGCGTTTTATGCTGACGAAGCGGTCGGCGTCGCCATCTATGCGGGGTTGCTGGGCCTCACCGGAACGGTGGACACACTCATGTGGCTCTACTGCAGCCGCCGGGGCCTGTTCCGGGACGGGTTGCCGCCCGAGTTGCTTCGCACGGCCTGGATCCGGGCCGGAATCGCTCCCGCAGTGTTCCTGCTTTCCATCCCCATCGCCTTCCTGGACGAGGACGCGGCGAAGTACTCCTGGCTGGCCATGGTGGTCATCAACCTCCTGGTCGGGATCCATGACCGCAGGCCATTGCCGGGTCTCTAA
- a CDS encoding FtsX-like permease family protein, producing the protein MWTLAKASIRHHRGGFAGVFVAVFLCAALITAMGVLIESGTRGGIAPQRMQGADVVVGAPQSHPVVEDMDAPFAERVLLPADVVEEIAAVPGVDRAVGNIDVPLATTDGTAVSAAAWDSAALAPFELTAGDAPTTLTDVVVDESFGVAPGGRLVLSHGGEPSEYTVSGLVAADAGTGSSGPAAFLSTAGAQALWPHGETVATVGVTAESGVSPEQLSADIEAQVAGVVGYTGDRRGDVENLGGSAARSTLLLLSGSLAGVAVMTAVFVTAGTLSLSIMGRRREFAMLRAVGAGANQTLGIVVREVLLVSGAAAVLGAAPGFLLAWFLGGRFAAAGVIPEDFVLAFSPLPALAAVAISIAAAVGASLVSARGTVRAAPTDALRDSVTEASQLGRGRVITGVSLLAAGLVAALVPVAVPGTAGLAAAASSILLLVIGTGLLGPWLVTGALKLVQPLVRRSPSASLALAEANASAFPRRLASGIVPLALSIALGSVQFFMPTTVESEAERQSRDGVVAGYLVSAPGSGVSADLADRVAALPGVEATSPVARSAILAKAGFAGMEDGVQPYAIQGLAAQDVNGTLDLAVREGSLDRLSDDGTVALSAELAREAGTAVGEDFEFYYGDGTEATAVVVATYERGLGFGDVAVANETLRSHTTSGLNDYLLVTAEPETDPAELATAVSGLGLTLLDKEELGAAGAAERNADKWVSIIAMLVLLGYLAVSVVNTLVMATARRRPEMMLLRTLGASDTQLRRMMGAESLLIVAAAIVIGTVLALPPLMGIAVSVSGMPLPTIVPAVYLGLAGATAALGLGSIAVATRTALRP; encoded by the coding sequence ATGTGGACACTTGCCAAAGCTTCGATCCGGCACCACCGCGGCGGTTTCGCCGGGGTCTTCGTGGCCGTGTTCCTGTGCGCCGCGCTCATCACCGCGATGGGTGTCCTCATTGAGTCCGGCACCCGCGGCGGCATCGCCCCGCAGCGGATGCAGGGCGCCGACGTCGTTGTGGGGGCGCCGCAGTCGCACCCCGTCGTCGAGGACATGGACGCCCCCTTCGCCGAGCGGGTCCTGCTCCCCGCGGACGTAGTCGAGGAGATTGCGGCCGTCCCCGGTGTGGACCGGGCGGTGGGCAACATCGACGTGCCGCTGGCCACGACCGACGGAACAGCTGTTTCGGCGGCGGCCTGGGACTCCGCTGCCCTGGCTCCCTTTGAGCTGACCGCCGGGGACGCACCAACGACGCTGACGGACGTCGTGGTCGATGAGTCCTTCGGTGTGGCTCCGGGCGGACGCCTGGTCCTCAGCCATGGCGGCGAACCGTCCGAGTACACCGTCTCCGGCCTGGTTGCGGCGGACGCAGGGACCGGCTCCTCCGGCCCTGCCGCCTTCCTCAGCACCGCCGGGGCGCAGGCCCTCTGGCCGCACGGCGAGACGGTGGCAACGGTAGGGGTGACGGCCGAGTCCGGTGTCAGCCCCGAGCAGCTCTCCGCCGACATCGAGGCGCAGGTGGCCGGCGTCGTGGGTTACACCGGAGACCGCCGCGGAGATGTGGAGAACCTGGGCGGGTCCGCCGCCCGGTCGACGCTGCTCCTGCTGAGCGGTTCGCTGGCGGGGGTTGCCGTGATGACCGCCGTGTTTGTCACCGCCGGAACCCTGTCCCTGTCCATCATGGGACGACGGCGCGAGTTCGCCATGCTGCGTGCCGTGGGGGCCGGAGCCAACCAGACCCTGGGCATCGTAGTGCGTGAAGTCCTGCTGGTGTCCGGCGCTGCCGCGGTACTGGGCGCTGCACCCGGCTTCCTGCTCGCCTGGTTCCTGGGCGGCCGGTTCGCCGCTGCCGGCGTGATTCCGGAAGACTTTGTGCTGGCCTTCAGCCCACTGCCGGCACTGGCCGCCGTGGCCATCAGCATTGCCGCAGCCGTGGGCGCCTCCCTGGTCTCCGCCCGCGGTACGGTCCGTGCCGCGCCGACCGACGCCCTGCGGGACTCCGTCACGGAAGCCTCCCAACTGGGCCGCGGACGGGTCATCACCGGCGTTTCCCTGCTGGCCGCCGGCCTCGTCGCGGCCCTGGTGCCGGTAGCAGTCCCCGGCACCGCAGGACTTGCCGCAGCGGCCTCCAGCATCCTGCTGCTGGTCATCGGCACCGGGCTGCTGGGCCCCTGGCTGGTTACAGGCGCGCTGAAACTGGTGCAGCCCTTGGTCCGCCGGAGCCCCTCCGCGTCGCTGGCCCTGGCCGAAGCCAACGCCTCCGCGTTCCCGCGGCGGCTGGCATCCGGGATTGTTCCGCTGGCCCTGTCCATTGCCCTTGGATCGGTGCAGTTCTTTATGCCGACCACCGTGGAATCGGAAGCCGAACGGCAGTCCCGCGACGGGGTGGTGGCCGGGTACCTGGTCAGTGCTCCGGGATCCGGGGTTTCCGCTGATCTGGCGGACCGGGTGGCGGCGCTGCCCGGGGTGGAGGCGACCTCACCGGTGGCCCGTTCCGCGATCCTGGCCAAGGCCGGTTTCGCCGGGATGGAGGACGGTGTCCAACCCTACGCCATTCAAGGACTGGCGGCACAGGACGTCAACGGGACACTGGACCTCGCTGTACGGGAAGGGTCGCTGGACCGGCTGTCCGACGACGGTACCGTGGCGCTGAGCGCGGAACTGGCCCGTGAAGCGGGTACGGCAGTGGGTGAGGACTTCGAGTTCTACTACGGCGACGGAACCGAGGCGACCGCCGTCGTCGTCGCCACGTACGAGCGGGGGCTGGGGTTCGGCGACGTCGCCGTGGCGAATGAAACGCTGCGCAGCCACACCACCAGCGGACTGAACGATTACCTGCTGGTGACGGCGGAGCCGGAGACCGATCCGGCTGAGCTGGCCACCGCGGTCAGCGGACTCGGGCTGACGCTGCTCGATAAGGAGGAACTGGGTGCCGCCGGTGCGGCCGAGCGGAACGCCGACAAGTGGGTTTCCATCATCGCCATGCTGGTCCTGCTGGGGTACCTGGCCGTCTCCGTGGTCAACACGCTCGTGATGGCCACGGCACGCCGTCGGCCGGAAATGATGCTGCTGCGCACCCTGGGCGCCTCGGATACCCAGCTGCGGCGCATGATGGGAGCGGAGTCCCTGCTGATCGTCGCGGCTGCCATCGTCATCGGTACCGTCCTGGCCCTTCCCCCGCTGATGGGCATTGCCGTCAGCGTCTCGGGGATGCCGCTGCCCACCATCGTGCCGGCGGTGTACCTCGGCCTGGCCGGTGCGACGGCGGCCCTGGGGCTGGGATCCATCGCGGTAGCCACGCGCACGGCACTGCGGCCGTAA